A portion of the Algisphaera agarilytica genome contains these proteins:
- a CDS encoding amidohydrolase family protein encodes MKSNSPAQENPAASAHAQPVAGYSDTAGTYYPAPESADPANTLGLDYRALAAELSDTGPIIDVHTHVGTPEAAELFLEVADLFQVERTYTMTGLDNARVLHPDFGERIKFICVPDYLKKDTPGTFTTQWLKDIEAFRHEFDSQVIKFWCAPRGRDFAEMTPDPEAADAMLLDSPIRKQGMKLAYDLGYRVFMTHVGDPDTWFATAYADADRYGTKLQQFEPLEAALEEYRDVTWIGAHMGGYPEDLDWLQGMLDRHPNYVVDTSACKWQIRELSKHPEAFKAFCQRNPGRVLFGTDIVANQHMNNSIGFDLFASRFWAVRTMIETLYDGPSPIVDPDLPKVDPAVPNPSTTHLRGAGIGGDLLRDMYFNNTARIIEGA; translated from the coding sequence ATGAAATCAAACTCCCCCGCTCAGGAAAATCCCGCTGCCTCCGCCCACGCCCAGCCTGTCGCGGGTTATTCGGACACGGCGGGGACGTACTACCCCGCCCCCGAGTCGGCCGACCCTGCGAACACGTTGGGGCTGGACTACCGGGCGCTGGCGGCGGAGTTGTCGGACACCGGGCCGATCATCGACGTGCACACCCACGTGGGCACGCCCGAAGCGGCGGAGCTGTTTCTTGAAGTCGCGGATTTGTTTCAGGTCGAGCGGACCTACACCATGACCGGCCTGGACAACGCCCGGGTGCTGCACCCCGACTTCGGCGAACGCATCAAGTTCATCTGTGTGCCCGACTACCTGAAGAAAGACACGCCCGGCACGTTCACCACGCAGTGGCTCAAAGACATCGAAGCCTTCCGCCACGAGTTCGACAGCCAGGTGATCAAGTTCTGGTGCGCTCCGCGCGGCCGAGACTTCGCGGAGATGACGCCCGACCCCGAAGCCGCCGACGCGATGCTGCTGGACTCACCGATCCGCAAGCAGGGCATGAAGCTGGCCTACGACCTGGGCTACCGGGTCTTCATGACCCACGTCGGCGACCCCGACACCTGGTTCGCCACCGCGTATGCCGACGCCGATCGCTACGGCACGAAGCTGCAGCAGTTCGAGCCGCTCGAAGCAGCGCTCGAGGAGTACCGCGATGTCACTTGGATCGGGGCCCACATGGGCGGCTACCCCGAAGACCTCGATTGGCTGCAGGGCATGCTCGACCGCCACCCGAACTACGTCGTCGACACCTCGGCCTGCAAGTGGCAGATCCGCGAACTCTCCAAACACCCCGAAGCGTTCAAGGCCTTTTGCCAGCGCAACCCCGGGCGGGTGCTCTTCGGCACGGACATCGTCGCCAACCAGCACATGAACAACTCCATCGGCTTCGACCTGTTCGCCTCACGTTTCTGGGCCGTGCGGACGATGATCGAGACGCTCTACGACGGGCCATCGCCGATCGTCGATCCCGACCTGCCGAAGGTTGATCCCGCCGTGCCCAACCCCAGCACGACGCACCTGCGCGGCGCGGGGATCGGGGGCGACCTCTTGCGTGATATGTATTTCAACAACACGGCAAGAATCATAGAAGGCGCGTAA
- a CDS encoding alpha/beta hydrolase codes for MKRIGTAILLFVIVLFAVLYAVQRLLVFPGAYFQHAVSMDPPEDVEVWTRDTDEGVVEAWVMHGKGASPETPGPAVVFTHGNGELVNIWTGEMRWYTERGYTVMLPEYRGYGRSEGSPSQTEIVEDAIHFYDRLVALPSVDSERIVFHGRSLGGGVAAQLAAARTPRAMILASTFTSVTDAALGPIPVPSFMIRDPLPVEPVLRDYAGPVLILHGEIDQAVRLSLAKQNAEAAQDATLIIYPGVNHNDMPNGHGSWDDILSFLDRQGLPWQVVAD; via the coding sequence ATGAAACGCATCGGCACCGCCATCCTTTTGTTTGTGATCGTACTTTTCGCCGTGCTGTACGCCGTGCAGCGGCTGCTGGTGTTTCCCGGGGCCTACTTCCAGCACGCGGTCTCGATGGACCCGCCCGAAGACGTGGAAGTCTGGACCCGCGACACCGACGAGGGCGTGGTGGAAGCCTGGGTGATGCACGGCAAAGGCGCATCACCCGAAACCCCCGGACCCGCGGTCGTGTTCACCCACGGCAACGGCGAGTTGGTCAACATCTGGACCGGCGAGATGCGCTGGTACACCGAGCGTGGCTACACGGTCATGCTTCCCGAATACCGTGGCTACGGCCGATCCGAGGGCAGCCCGTCCCAGACCGAGATCGTCGAGGACGCGATCCATTTCTACGACCGCTTGGTGGCATTGCCTTCCGTCGATTCGGAGCGGATCGTGTTCCACGGCCGGTCCCTCGGCGGGGGGGTGGCGGCACAACTCGCCGCCGCCCGCACGCCGCGAGCCATGATCCTGGCCTCGACCTTCACGAGCGTGACCGACGCCGCGCTGGGGCCGATCCCAGTGCCGAGTTTCATGATCAGAGACCCGCTCCCGGTGGAGCCGGTGCTTCGAGATTACGCCGGCCCTGTGCTCATCCTCCACGGCGAGATCGACCAGGCGGTCCGCCTCAGCTTGGCCAAGCAAAACGCCGAAGCGGCACAGGACGCGACGCTGATCATCTACCCCGGGGTCAACCACAACGACATGCCCAACGGCCACGGTAGCTGGGACGACATCCTCTCGTTCCTCGATCGCCAAGGCCTGCCCTGGCAGGTCGTGGCGGACTGA
- a CDS encoding LamG domain-containing protein produces MLRPDSSLDLPPRFETLEARQLCAVDLAGSLVAHWTFEDAPAAAVYADTSADGSDHSATPAGDADIQPQNRTNQTLHLDGAGDYLSAPNSSEINLVTQGQRTIAFWFRADDAELSSRKQIIFEEGGTTRGLNIYLYDGRVYVGGWNLPGSESNWAGTWLSAAGIRTGQWHHVALTLDGGATLEADAMRGYLDGQEFARGEGSQLWPHSGSITIGDHSDGTIFHDGVQSGSFTASFAGQLDDGRVYNRPLDASEVFTLARGPAASQGNPASQPIALSVHDIEYAIAPVAKLAPVATDVPESPDLGAPPVFPARATVVPDRVADPLASASQTPPADAGWPSILWWDMLAAMDDQAEQEGDDTDDQAVVEVEVDDAPLR; encoded by the coding sequence ATGCTGCGCCCCGACTCCTCGCTCGACTTACCTCCCCGTTTCGAAACGCTCGAAGCCCGGCAGCTCTGCGCAGTTGATCTGGCGGGAAGCCTGGTAGCCCACTGGACCTTTGAGGACGCTCCCGCCGCGGCGGTCTACGCGGACACCTCAGCCGACGGATCGGACCACAGCGCAACACCGGCTGGCGACGCGGACATCCAGCCCCAGAACCGCACCAACCAAACCCTGCACCTCGACGGAGCGGGCGATTACCTCTCCGCCCCGAATTCCTCGGAGATCAATCTGGTGACCCAGGGCCAGCGCACCATCGCTTTCTGGTTCCGCGCCGACGACGCCGAGCTGAGCAGCCGCAAGCAAATCATTTTTGAAGAAGGCGGCACGACACGGGGCCTGAACATCTACCTCTACGACGGCCGGGTCTACGTCGGCGGGTGGAACCTGCCGGGCAGCGAATCCAACTGGGCCGGGACGTGGCTGAGCGCGGCGGGCATCCGCACCGGGCAATGGCACCACGTGGCGCTCACACTCGACGGCGGCGCCACGCTTGAGGCCGACGCGATGCGGGGCTACCTCGACGGGCAGGAATTCGCGCGCGGCGAGGGCTCGCAGCTCTGGCCCCACTCCGGATCGATCACCATCGGCGATCACTCCGACGGCACGATCTTCCACGACGGCGTCCAGTCCGGCTCGTTCACCGCGTCGTTTGCGGGCCAGCTCGACGACGGCCGGGTCTACAACCGCCCGCTCGACGCTTCGGAAGTCTTCACGCTCGCGCGCGGCCCCGCCGCCTCGCAGGGCAACCCGGCCTCGCAGCCGATCGCCCTCTCGGTCCACGACATCGAGTACGCCATCGCACCCGTTGCCAAGCTTGCCCCGGTCGCCACCGACGTGCCCGAAAGCCCCGACCTCGGTGCACCCCCCGTCTTCCCGGCTCGCGCAACCGTCGTGCCCGATCGCGTTGCCGATCCGCTCGCCTCGGCAAGCCAAACGCCACCCGCAGACGCGGGCTGGCCGTCAATCCTGTGGTGGGACATGCTGGCGGCGATGGATGACCAAGCCGAGCAAGAGGGCGACGACACCGACGACCAGGCCGTGGTCGAAGTCGAGGTGGACGACGCGCCGCTGCGGTAA
- the tpx gene encoding thiol peroxidase: MTERSAAVTLKGNPMTLLGDELKVGDAAPDFSLKANDMSDKSLADYAGKVKLISVVPSLDTPVCDTETRKFNEEAGGLGDGVVVLTVSVDTPMAQKRWCGAAGVENVECLSDFKDHTFGPAYGVRIKEIGLLARQIFVVDKDDKIVYTQLVGEVAEEPDYDAALAAAKGAL; the protein is encoded by the coding sequence ATGACCGAACGATCCGCCGCCGTGACCCTCAAAGGCAACCCCATGACCCTGCTCGGCGACGAGCTGAAGGTCGGCGACGCCGCCCCCGATTTCAGCCTCAAGGCCAACGACATGTCCGACAAGTCGCTCGCCGACTACGCCGGCAAGGTCAAGCTGATCAGCGTTGTGCCTTCGCTCGACACCCCAGTCTGCGACACCGAGACCCGCAAGTTCAACGAGGAGGCCGGCGGCCTGGGCGACGGCGTGGTCGTCCTCACCGTCAGCGTCGACACCCCCATGGCCCAGAAACGCTGGTGCGGCGCCGCCGGCGTCGAGAACGTCGAATGCCTCTCGGACTTCAAGGACCACACCTTCGGCCCCGCCTACGGCGTCCGTATCAAAGAGATCGGCCTGCTGGCCCGCCAGATCTTTGTCGTCGACAAGGACGACAAGATTGTCTACACCCAGCTGGTCGGCGAAGTCGCCGAGGAGCCGGACTACGACGCCGCTCTGGCCGCAGCCAAGGGTGCGTTATAA
- the cysK gene encoding cysteine synthase A → MSTSAPTLLHGKTYGNVVDTVGNTPLIKLNRLAPDNGSSVYMKCEFFNPLASVKDRIGRAMIEAGEKAGNVNADTHIIEPTSGNTGIALAFVCAAKGYKLTLTMPESMSLERRALLKGLGANLVLTEAAKGMKGAIEKAAELVAATDNAWMPQQFENPANPEIHYRTTGPEIWADTQGKVDFLVAGVGTGGTVSGSGKFLKEQKPEVKAIAVEPVESPVISGGGPGPHKIQGIGAGFVPMNLDVPLLDGVEQVTSDDAFAWGKRLAKEEGILGGISSGANACAACRIAEANPSATIVTIGCSFGERYLSTPLFAD, encoded by the coding sequence ATGTCTACCTCAGCCCCCACCCTTCTCCACGGCAAAACCTACGGCAACGTCGTCGACACTGTCGGCAACACCCCCCTGATCAAGCTCAACCGGCTCGCCCCCGACAACGGGTCGTCGGTCTACATGAAGTGCGAGTTCTTCAACCCGCTCGCCTCGGTCAAGGACCGGATCGGCCGGGCGATGATCGAGGCCGGCGAAAAGGCGGGCAACGTCAACGCCGACACCCACATCATCGAACCCACCTCGGGCAACACCGGCATCGCGCTGGCCTTCGTCTGCGCCGCCAAGGGCTACAAGCTCACGTTGACCATGCCCGAGTCGATGTCGCTCGAACGCCGGGCATTGCTCAAGGGCCTGGGTGCGAACCTCGTGCTGACCGAGGCGGCCAAGGGCATGAAGGGCGCGATCGAGAAGGCCGCCGAGCTCGTCGCCGCGACCGACAACGCCTGGATGCCCCAGCAGTTCGAGAACCCCGCCAACCCCGAGATCCACTACCGCACCACCGGCCCCGAGATCTGGGCCGACACCCAGGGCAAGGTCGACTTCCTCGTGGCCGGCGTCGGCACAGGCGGCACGGTCAGCGGCAGCGGCAAGTTCCTCAAGGAGCAAAAGCCCGAGGTCAAAGCGATCGCGGTCGAGCCCGTCGAGTCGCCGGTCATCTCCGGCGGCGGCCCGGGCCCGCACAAGATCCAGGGCATCGGGGCTGGCTTCGTGCCGATGAACCTCGACGTGCCGCTGCTCGACGGCGTTGAGCAAGTCACCAGCGACGACGCCTTCGCCTGGGGCAAACGCTTGGCCAAGGAAGAAGGCATCCTCGGCGGCATCTCGTCGGGCGCCAACGCCTGCGCCGCCTGCCGCATCGCCGAGGCCAACCCCAGCGCGACCATCGTGACCATCGGCTGCTCCTTCGGCGAACGCTACCTCAGCACGCCGTTGTTCGCCGACTGA
- a CDS encoding PF20097 family protein: MSDPAHEPIRCPECRQRMTPGHISVSQGVHWMRRAEGPYGDFAENIPGTHAVMRANRLPAWRCHSCHLVMFRYGHDVQRQEAIKRGTSLPGTGTENASDSGTPG, translated from the coding sequence ATGTCTGACCCCGCCCACGAACCGATCCGTTGCCCCGAGTGCCGACAACGCATGACGCCCGGGCACATCTCGGTGTCGCAAGGGGTGCACTGGATGCGTCGGGCCGAGGGGCCGTACGGCGACTTCGCCGAAAACATCCCCGGCACCCACGCGGTCATGCGGGCCAACCGCCTGCCCGCCTGGCGTTGCCACAGCTGCCACCTGGTCATGTTCCGCTACGGCCACGACGTGCAGCGCCAGGAAGCGATCAAACGGGGTACCTCGCTCCCCGGCACTGGGACCGAGAACGCCAGCGACTCCGGGACCCCCGGCTGA